The Salmonella enterica subsp. houtenae serovar Houten genome has a segment encoding these proteins:
- the sicA gene encoding Type III secretion chaperone protein for YopD(SycD), translated as MDYQNNVSEERVAEMIWDAVSEGATLKDVHGIPQDMMDGLYAHAYEFYNQGRLDEAETFFRFLCIYDFYNPDYTMGLAAVCQLKKQFQKACDLYAVAFTLLKNDYRPVFFTGQCQLLMRKAAKARQCFELVNERTEDESLRAKALVYLEALKTAETEQHNEQEKE; from the coding sequence ATGGATTATCAGAATAATGTCAGCGAAGAACGTGTTGCGGAAATGATTTGGGATGCCGTTAGCGAAGGCGCCACGCTAAAAGACGTACACGGGATCCCTCAAGATATGATGGATGGTTTATATGCTCATGCTTATGAGTTTTATAACCAGGGGCGACTGGATGAAGCTGAAACATTCTTTCGTTTTTTATGCATTTATGATTTTTACAATCCCGATTATACCATGGGACTGGCGGCGGTATGCCAACTGAAAAAACAATTTCAGAAAGCATGTGACCTTTATGCAGTGGCCTTTACGTTACTTAAAAATGATTACCGACCCGTTTTTTTTACCGGGCAGTGTCAATTATTAATGCGTAAGGCGGCAAAAGCCAGACAGTGTTTTGAACTTGTCAATGAACGTACTGAAGATGAGTCTCTGCGGGCAAAAGCGTTGGTCTATCTGGAGGCGCTAAAAACGGCGGAGACAGAGCAGCACAATGAACAAGAAAAGGAATAA
- the spaR gene encoding virulence associated secretory protein, whose protein sequence is MFYALYFEIHNLVASAAMGFARVAPIFFFLPFLNSGVLSGAPRNAIIVLVALGVWPHELSEAPPFLSVAMIPLVLQEAAVGVMLGCLLSWPFWVMHALGCIIDNQRGATLSSSIDPANGIDTSEMANFLNMFAAVVYLQNGGLVTMVDVLNKSYQLCDPMNECTPSLPPLLTFINQVAQNALVLASPVVLVLLLSEVFLGLLSRFAPQMNAFAISLTVKSGIAVLIMLLYFSPVLPDNVLRLSFQATGLSSWFYERGATHVLE, encoded by the coding sequence ATGTTTTATGCGTTGTACTTTGAAATTCATAACCTGGTTGCGTCTGCGGCAATGGGGTTTGCTCGCGTGGCGCCGATTTTTTTCTTCCTGCCATTTTTGAATAGCGGGGTATTAAGCGGCGCGCCGAGAAATGCCATTATCGTACTGGTGGCGTTGGGAGTATGGCCGCATGAATTGAGTGAGGCGCCGCCATTTTTATCGGTGGCGATGATCCCGTTAGTTTTGCAAGAAGCGGCGGTAGGCGTCATGCTGGGCTGTCTGCTGTCATGGCCTTTTTGGGTTATGCACGCGCTGGGTTGTATTATCGATAACCAGCGAGGGGCAACGCTGAGTAGCAGTATTGATCCGGCAAACGGTATTGATACCTCGGAAATGGCTAACTTCCTGAACATGTTTGCCGCTGTTGTTTATTTACAAAACGGCGGGCTGGTCACGATGGTTGACGTGTTGAATAAAAGCTATCAGCTATGCGATCCGATGAATGAGTGCACGCCTTCGCTACCGCCATTATTAACGTTTATTAATCAGGTGGCTCAAAACGCATTGGTTCTGGCCAGTCCGGTGGTGTTGGTGCTGCTGCTGTCAGAAGTGTTCCTGGGATTATTGTCGCGTTTTGCTCCGCAAATGAACGCCTTTGCGATTTCATTGACGGTGAAAAGCGGTATTGCCGTTTTAATTATGTTGCTTTATTTTTCGCCGGTGCTACCGGACAATGTACTGCGACTCTCTTTCCAGGCCACAGGATTGAGTAGTTGGTTTTACGAGCGAGGTGCAACGCATGTCCTCGAATAA
- the spaS gene encoding virulence associated secretory protein — MSSNKTEKPTKKRLEDSAKKGQSFKSKDLIIACLTLGGIAYLVSYGSFNEFMGIIKIIIANNFEQNMADYSLAVLGVGLKYLIPFMLLCLVCSALPALLQSGFVLATEALKPKLSALNPVEGAKKLFSMRTVKDTVKTLLYLSSFVVAAIICWKKYKVEIFSQLNGNVVGIAVIWRELFLALVLTCLACALIVLLLDAIAEYFLTMKDMKMDKEEVKREMKEQEGNPEVKSKRREVHMEILSEQVKSDIENSRLIVANPTHITIGIYFKPELMPIPMISVYETNQRALAVRAYAEKVGVPVIVDIKLARSLFKTHRRYDLVSLEGIDEVLRLLVWLEEVENAGKAVIQPQESEERH, encoded by the coding sequence ATGTCCTCGAATAAAACAGAAAAACCGACTAAAAAACGGTTGGAAGACTCCGCTAAAAAAGGTCAGTCATTTAAAAGTAAAGATCTTATTATCGCCTGTCTGACGCTGGGGGGCATCGCTTATCTGGTGTCGTATGGCTCATTTAATGAGTTTATGGGGATTATTAAGATCATTATTGCCAATAATTTTGAGCAGAACATGGCTGACTACAGTCTGGCCGTTTTGGGCGTAGGATTAAAATATCTCATTCCATTTATGCTGCTCTGTTTAGTGTGTTCCGCATTACCGGCGTTATTACAGTCTGGTTTTGTACTGGCGACAGAGGCATTAAAGCCTAAATTATCGGCGTTAAACCCGGTAGAAGGGGCGAAAAAACTTTTCAGTATGCGAACGGTAAAAGATACGGTTAAAACTTTACTGTATCTCTCATCTTTTGTAGTGGCCGCCATCATTTGCTGGAAAAAATATAAGGTTGAAATTTTTTCTCAGTTAAATGGCAATGTTGTGGGTATTGCCGTTATTTGGCGTGAGCTTTTTCTCGCGCTGGTATTAACTTGCCTTGCCTGCGCATTAATTGTCTTATTATTGGATGCTATCGCTGAATATTTCCTGACCATGAAAGATATGAAAATGGATAAGGAGGAAGTGAAGCGTGAAATGAAGGAGCAGGAAGGAAATCCCGAGGTTAAATCTAAACGACGCGAAGTTCATATGGAAATTCTGTCTGAACAGGTGAAATCCGATATTGAAAACTCACGTCTGATTGTCGCCAACCCCACGCATATTACGATCGGTATTTATTTTAAACCTGAACTGATGCCGATTCCAATGATCTCGGTGTATGAAACGAATCAGCGCGCACTGGCCGTTCGCGCCTATGCGGAGAAGGTTGGCGTACCTGTTATCGTCGATATCAAACTGGCGCGCAGCCTTTTCAAAACCCATCGCCGTTATGACCTGGTGAGCCTGGAAGGAATTGATGAAGTTTTACGTCTTCTGGTTTGGCTGGAAGAGGTAGAAAACGCGGGCAAAGCTGTTATTCAGCCACAAGAAAGCGAGGAGCGGCATTGA